The Bradyrhizobium barranii subsp. barranii genome segment CGCTATTTCCGTTGCAGGTCATCGGAGTGAAGCTGGCCGCGCATGGCGTCAATATCTGGCTCCTCTGGGCCGGGTTCGCGGGCCTCGGCCTGATTGCCGCACTGATAGCGGGGACGGTCAGTTACGAGCTGATCGAAGTGAGACTCCGCCGCTTGCTCGATCCGGCGCTGCGGGGCCTGTTGTTCGGAGTGCACCGTGAAGCTCGCTATGTCGCCTGAGCGCATCCCTTCGCAATCGTTTCAGCCGGATCACTTACGAGAGACGTCATGATCATCAAGAATCTGCTCTCGATGTCGAGCGTGAACGTCGTGAAGTCGGCCGTTCAGTTCCTCATCACGCTGCTGATCACCTATTTCGTGACGCCCACGGAATTCGGGCTCGTGGCGTTTTCGCTGCCGTTCATCGCCTTCATCTCCATGCTGACCGACCTTGGGCTGTCGAGCGCGATGATCCAGCGGACGTCGCTCACCAGGGAGGAAGCCGGCGCGGCGACGACTCTGATGGTCGCGATCGGGATTGGTTGTGCCCTGGTGCTGGCCGCCGCCTCGAAACCGCTGGGGGCTGCCGTCGACATGCAGGGGCTGCCGTCCGTGCTGGCTGCTCTTTCCGGTTCGGTCGTCTTGTCCATTTCCGCGATGGGGCCGCGCGCGGTCCTGGAGCGCTCCCTGCAATATAAGACCATCGCCTTGATCGAAGCCGGCGCGGCTCTGGCTTCCGCGACGGTGGGCGTGGCCGGAGCCCTGCTCGGATGGGGGATCTGGGCGCTGATCGCATACTATGTCCTGATGCAGGCGGTGCGCGCCGTCGCCTTCTATGTGAACACCAGGCGCCATATCCATCTGTCCTTCAAATGGCGCGGCGTCGCGCTGATGCTGTCGTTCGGCGGTTGGGTGCTGGCCTCGAACGTGCTCAACTTCACTGCGAGAAACGTCGGCAATCTCATGATCGGCGCCAAGCTGGGCGCGGCGGCGGTCGGCCTGTTCGGTCTCGCCTTCCAGTTCATGACGCTTCCGCTGATGATCCTGTCGTGGCCGGGCGGCGGAGTTCTGATGGCCACCCTGAGCCGGATGAACGGCGAGCGGGAACAGGAACGCCGCCG includes the following:
- a CDS encoding lipopolysaccharide biosynthesis protein yields the protein MIIKNLLSMSSVNVVKSAVQFLITLLITYFVTPTEFGLVAFSLPFIAFISMLTDLGLSSAMIQRTSLTREEAGAATTLMVAIGIGCALVLAAASKPLGAAVDMQGLPSVLAALSGSVVLSISAMGPRAVLERSLQYKTIALIEAGAALASATVGVAGALLGWGIWALIAYYVLMQAVRAVAFYVNTRRHIHLSFKWRGVALMLSFGGWVLASNVLNFTARNVGNLMIGAKLGAAAVGLFGLAFQFMTLPLMILSWPGGGVLMATLSRMNGEREQERRRSAICAVLGMTAMITFPAMIYLTFGLKYPVATFLSPHWQEVLPLIAILAPAGAAQSIAAYAGPILLAHNKARLQFWVSTANSASMILAFVVALPFGLTAVAVVYLIVSILVCVLMLMIGARNCAISYASLLGALMPATVATALGALCAVVATKGDVASLSHWLLATAVYALIVLGSYVIFRRRIWNSMQSLLGGSVPSIQANVSSAG